DNA sequence from the Pithys albifrons albifrons isolate INPA30051 chromosome 24, PitAlb_v1, whole genome shotgun sequence genome:
TGGGGGTTGGGGTATCACCTGGAGGATTTTGGGGTGCTCAGGGAGAATTTTGGGGTCTCGCCTCTAGGATTTGGAGGTTGGGGTCTCATCTGGAGGATCTTGGGGTGCTCAaggaggggtttggggtctCATCTGTAGAATCTGGGGATTGGGGTCTCACCTGGAAGATTTTGGGGTGCCCATAGGCTGCAGCCAGGTGCAGGGCCGTGCGGCCCCCATGGTCAGCAGCGTTGGGATCGGCCCCCAGGACCAGCAGGTCCCGCACGATTCCTGAGGCTGCGGCTGTGGCTGCCACCAGCAGCGGGGTCTGAGGGGGCAGAAGGAGGGGTCATGGGGATCTGAGGGAGTCTGGGAGGGTTTCAGGGGGTCTAGACAGGGAAGAGGAGTCTGGAGGTTCTCATGGGGAAAAAGGAGAGTCAGTGGGCTCTGGGGGAATTAGGGGTGGTTGGAGGCACCAGGCACCCCTGACCCCCAAATAATTTCCCTGGTGCCCTGTTACTGTTCTGCTCCCCCTTATCACCCCCTCATCAATTATCTGTTATTAATTGTCCCTTCAATAGCCCTTTAGTGGCGTCTAATTAATTCCATTATTAGTTATCCCTTTATCCCCCCATCACTCACCCCCATTATTAGGCTGTGACAGAACGCTGTGATTAATTGCCCCAGAATCAACAACCCTCCCCATCATTAATTACCCCCATAAACCTCTGATCACCCCCTTATTGCCCTTTTACCCCCCATCACGCCCTTACTGCCCCACCAGGCCCCACTCACTGCCCCCATAACCCTTTCTTTACTCACTGTGCTGCCCCCTCACCTTTCCCAGGTGCTCCCGCACCTCGAGACCCCCCAGGTCCCGCAGAGCTTCGGCCGTAGCCCGGGCGGGCGCCCGCAGCCCCCCGGCACAGAGCACgtgcagcagcctgggggtggagggggaTTTAGAGGGGACCCCCTTGCCCCCCAGAACCCAGACACCCTTCCCAGAGCCCCAAAACTGCCTTTGGGGGCTTCCCAGCACCCCTCTTGACCCACTGGCTCCACCATTGACCCTTCCCATTGCTCACCTACCGATGTCCCTCCTATTTACCCCCATTCACCCCTCCCCATTGACCCCACATTCACTCCATTTTCCCCCCCAAGGGCCCCATTGACCCCCACAATGGCTTCCCCATTCTTCCCCCCACTTGCCCCCTCAGTGACTCCCCCATTTGcccccccactgccctcccccCTCTGCCTGAAATAACCTCCATGAATCTCCCCATTGCCCCCCACTGACTCCTCCACAccccctgtgaccccctgtaCCCTCTCATGGCCTCCCCCTTACGTGTCCCCCTCCTCGTCCTGCCGCAGCAGCTCCCGGGGGTCTCGGCCCCCCAGCGCGGCACGGGCGGCCGCCAGTTCCTGGGGGTCAGGCTCAGGCTCTGGGGTCTCTCTCCACACCAGGGGACCCCCAAAttctgcccccagcacaggttGGTGtggccaggcagtgctggggagagcagcgACCTtggggaagggagcagggatCAAAGTGAGGGGTCCTGGTCCCAGTTACCCCTCAGGGCTCCAGATGcccccccaaatcctgccccagtgatcttcccttccccccccccacATATCCCTCCTTTTGCCACCCCCATTGCCACACCATTGCCCCCATTTTCCCCATCTCCCCCCATTGTTCCCCATTTTCCCCATTCGCCCTCATTTTGCCCCATTGCCACCCTTTGCCACCCATTCCCCCAACTGCACTCAATTCTCTCCACATTGccccccatttccccccattGCCCCCCATTTAACCCACAGTTGTGCCTCCCATTGGTCCCTCTGACATGCCCCTCACCTGAAACCCCCCCAGACCGTGGGTCCCTCCCCCATGAGTCCCCCCTGCGCCgctgtggggggacacagaggggaccCCACAAGGGGTGGGGGACGCTGAAGGGGCCCTGGGCCAGGGGGCACCTGTGGGAAGATCAGGTGTGAGGCGAGGGGACATGGTGGGAGTTGATTGAAATGGACTAGGGGGAACATAGGGGGGAattgggaaggtttggggaggGAGTTTGGGAGGGCAatgcaggggacatggggaggagttgggaggcacagagggctttgggggacactgggggggtCAGAAGTCACTCACCATCCGCGGGGCTCGGGGGGGGCACAGCCAAAGcctgtggggaggaggggacATGAGGGGTTCAGCGAGGATAGTGGGGTGTCTGGGCGGTGTCACCTGGGGGGTCGGGGGCGTCACTCACCGGGGGTCTCGCCCCTTCCCCGCTCTGCTGCCGCCGCagctccttcagcagctgcttcacCGTCTGGGGGGGCGCGGAGCGGTGGTGGCCTGAGAGGGGGCAAAGGGGGAATTTGGAGGTCACTGGGGTGCCCAGGGGACCCTTAAAGCTCCTGGGACCTCCCCTGAACTCCTCagacccctccaaacccccaggACCCTTCAGACCCCCGAGTGCCCCTCTCCAGACATCTGGGGGTACTCCCTGAATTCCTGGACTCCCAAACTCCCCGTGTTCCACTGAGCTCTTGGGCCACCCCTCCCCAAACTCCCTGGACCCCTTAAACCCCTAGGGCGCCCGCTAGGAGGCGGGAATCCCCGCCTTGGTGACGTCACGGGGATTCCCATGCGTCATTCCCGCCCCCGCTTGCCCCGCCCCCCCGGGATCCCCCCCACCCACGAGGGGAGAATCCGGCGGAGGGGACACGGGAATTCCGACCCCCATCCTTAAAAGGGCACTATGTATGTGCGTCCCCCCTTTCTCAGTCTCCTAAAGGGCCAGCATCCCCTTCCTCGGTCTCTTAAAGGGCCAGTGTCCGCTAAAAGCGAGTCTTAAAGGGCCAGTGACCCCATAAGCGAGTCTTAAAGGGCCCATGTTCTCCCTAAAAGTAGATCTTAAAGGGCCAGTGACCGCTAAAAGAGGGCCTTAAAGGGCCAGTGTCTCCTTCCAGCTGTCTTAAAGAACCAGCACCCCCTCCCAGAGGTCTTAAAGGGCCAGGGCTCTCTAAAAGTGGGTCTTAAAGGGCCCGCGCCTTACCCTGCTGCCGTCTTACCTCTCTGGGGCCGCATGCCGCGGGGTCCCGGGAGCAAATGGGGCCGGGGCGGGCTCGGGGACCGTtttggggggcgggggggaggcCCCGCCCCGGAGGGAAACGCCACCAGAACGCCACCGCTGTCACTGTTGCGATGGGTGACACGGAGGGGGGAGGGCGGAGCCTCGGGGGACCCGTGGGATGAATCGAGGAGGGGCCGGGGGCACCCCTGTGGGGGCGGGAGGGAAAAAGCGCTTTTGTCATTAGTCCCTGCTGTTAAACGACTCACAGGTGAAGCCCATCGGTAACCAACACAGTCCTCTGCCCCGGAGCCAACCACATGCTGGCCCTAAACCCAGCAGATGGATAAAGAACAAGTAGGAAAGAAAGTTAAAATTAGAGAGTCTGATCAAACTAGAcatggaagggaacttaaaaatgcaaagaCGAGCAGGACAGTCGGAGGAGAACTAAAATCAGGGATAGCAAGCTACAGTAgcagtgtatatatataaacaaaatcTTAAAGCCCAGGGACTGAGGAAAAGAGACAGCAAACTAGATAAAAGTAGATAGAAAATCCAAATTTTTAAAGCTAAGGAACTAAGAGgggaattaatttaaaaatatcgACAACAAATTAAGATAAAGGCAGACAGAAactaaaaaacacaaaaaaacccaccttaaATCTGATACATGATAGGGAACCTTCAGAAATTTAGCTTGTGAAagtgaaaatataaatgtgCACCTGCTGATTTGCATGTGTGTCTTCGCAATCAGAAGGGAATCTCTGAACCAGCTCAGAAAATGGACGGATGTGAACAGTGTGTGCCTCTGCCTTCATATGCCTGCAAACACAGTTCTCTGAATTTGGTCGTTCTAAAGACAAAATTGAGTAGTACAGATGTCCAGATTTCTCATTATTGCAGTTTATTGTATGTGATCCTAATTCACTACTGGAAGAAAACTCTAGGAGTGAGTCCACGTTACCCTGAAAGCCCATAGGACACAGCACTGATGTTTGTGCCTCTAATTATCTAGATGGCCATTGTGGGTCAGACAAATacagtagaaaataaaaatcaattgtACACACAAAGTGCCCATTATTGATGAACAGGAATAAAAAGGCCATGATCTTCAGAGAATATTTCCATGATTGAGTGGTTAATGATTACTGTGATGTTTGACCCTAATGTAAGAAAACACAATATAGTCATTGAAACTTTGGGGGATGCTTTGCAGCGAACCTGCTTGTCAAGTTGCCATTTGATTTCAGTACCATTTTGAATGAGGTAATCCCAGAATGTTGTGTGCAGATCATTAAATGTTTGCCTTAACATTTAGCTTTTACAGACCAGGTGAATCTCCAGCCACAGTAGTTCAGTCTCACTGGATGCTCAGGGTTTTCAAACAAAGCTTCAGCATctgtgcaggagctggtgggggGCTGTCTGTGGAGCACTTCAGCAGATTTACCCAGTTTTTTACcaataacagaaaaatgttttgaagcaTACTTTAAGTACTCCTTGGAAGAGACACAGGTTTAGAATCCTGCCTTAAGGACTTCACAGAAAAGGCTGGCTGTAAACTGCCAGTTTGCCAAAATGATTGAGTATTCCAGGCAAGCTCTCATTTAGCTATGAAATCGGACACGACCTATTGACTGATGCtcagcagcaaaattaaaagaTAATGATTAGCTTTTTAGAGTGCTCAGCAGAGGAAGTTTACTCATCCTTTACAGGGCATTTGAATCAGGAATACATACTTTTGCAGAGCACTGGTGAGAATGACCTAAAAGGACTGAATCCTAGAATGTGAAGACAGGCGCTGTCTATGAAGAGACTTTGCAGGTGCCCAAGTACTGccattgttttggttttatatcAGGAGCAAGGCTGTTGCAGAGCAGACTGTCTGCAGAGATTTACAGTGATAATGTTTGGGAGGATTTATCTTCTTTGCTTTTGCACAGGCAAGCCCCACATTTGCTGCTACTGAGATTCATCAACAAAAACTTAGTCTGAAAGTTTTCTTCATCCTGATTTTCTGAGGCTGAGACTGTTCTTAAAACTTGGAAGGTGCTGGAGAGGCAAACGGGAAGAAAATCTCCAAGGACTTAAAGCTGCAGAGTTTTCATTTCtagcctttttaaaaaatgagaatctTTCACCGTTCATTGTTAAATTGTGCTGAACAATAGATTGattttctcctccctccaaCTCCAGCAAATATAAATTCCATGTACAAGCTCATGCTCTGTCTCTTGCTCCTGGAGGAAAATGAACTGCCAATAATGTGAAACTTCCTCACATGGTTGGAAGATGGCAGGGGTTGTTTACTGGACGTCGCAGATGTTTAGTTTTACACACTTTTGTAAAGAAAggtatgttttctttttaatttgacatttatttttagtttgcttctctttaaaaatgtctAACTTGCCTCTTTGTATACTGACTTGCAAGAGTATTTTCATGTTTAGAAGGCTACTTTTAATAAAGTTCCCTCTCTCTAATCATCAACACTGCAGCCATAAGACTTCAACTTCCTTTGGATTCCTTAACACTCCTGTTTTACAGGGTGACTATTAATCCCATTTGAACAGAAAATGCTGCAGTAAACCACCTTTATcctaaaaaaatactgaaaaaaatactgttctcTTTTTTAGTACAACTGAAATCTATTGAATTGTACTGTACATACAATGAAAAGGTAAATCTGCAGGTGTGCTGCTTATCCCCAGACATAAAAGAACCCTGTTTTAGTGCATACAATAACCTAAACActgaaaaggaatttaaagTCTTGTCCATAATGTAGTGTTCTgtagcagagaaagaaagaaacatagGAAAGAAAGGTGAGATGTGTCACTAAACAAAGTTATTGTCAGCTTTCCTGTTCAGAAGACAATCATTTATTTAGGAAAATACTGGTAAAGAATTTTTGTGaaaatcatttatttttcaaagaattgTGGCCAAAGACAGTGATGCTTGACACTCAGGCCCTCTATTCACTATTTCAAATGCAGATGTCATTGATCAGAGGGAACAAGACCAATTATGGTGATTCTAATTATATCTCATCAGCATCCACAAAGAAAGAGCAAATGTCTGAGCAAAATTATatgcttaaatatattttagtcAGATGCTTTATTCCCTCTTGGGTTTCTTTTCACCATCAGACATTACCATAACTTCAGCTGTGAGGTGGGGCTTGGAACATCCAAAAAAATAGGACCAGGAAGTATTCCTGTACCTTCATAAGTGTCCTAAGTATAAACATACTGCTCTCACATTGCTGTCATATGATGGTTCAGATGGATCATTGATGCTCTTATAATCCTGCTACAAGTCAGCTACCTTAGTTTCCACTGTCTGAGGGTGCTTAATACCTCACAGTGATGTGCTTATCGGGttgtcttttaaatataaagCAGACACAGGCAGATGATGCAGTTCTACATCTTGTAGATGAGAGAAAATAATACCAAGATTATCAATGAGCAGTCAGTCAGGTTGCCATGGTTACAATGTAAGCTATGATAATTTTTCCCAGTGTTGCTTTTTTCACAATGCACTAAGGAAGGAATGCAGTTTTTACCacattttatactttttttccttttagtgtTAAGATGACAGAATAACCATGGGAGACTGGAATTTCCTCGGAGGCATTTTAGAGGAGGTCCACATTCATTCTACTATTATTGGAAAGATCTGGCTAACAATCCTCTTCATATTTCGAATGCTTGTCCTTGGAGTGGCAACAGAGGATGTTTGGAATGATGAACAATCAGAATTTATATGTAACACCGAGCAACCTGGTTGCAGAAATGTGTGCTATGATGAGGCCTTTCCCATCTCTCTCATAAGATACTGGGTCTTGCAAGTTATATTTGTGTCTTCCCCTTCCTTGGTGTACATGGGCCATGCCTTATACAGACTAAGAGCCTTGGAAAAagagaggcaaaaaaagaaagctcaggTAAGGGTGGAACTCGAAAGCACTGAATTAGAAATGACTGAAAATCGTAAAAGGCTGGAGAGAGAACTAAGGCAGCTGGATCAAAGGAAGTTAAATAAAGCACCCCTGAGAGGCTCTTTGCTCTGCACTTATGTGATACATATTTTCACAAGGTCTGCAATGGAAGTTGGTTTTATGATTGGGCAGTATCTTCTTTATGGCTTTCATCTAGATCCCCTTTATAAATGCCAGAGAGATCCATGTCCAAACACAGTTGACTGCTTTGTATCTAGACCAACAGAAAAGACAGTTTTTATATTATTCATGCAATCAATAGCTACTGTATCATTGCTTTTAAATATCCTGGAAATTATCCACTTAGgattcagaaaaattaaaatgggaCTCTGtgaacagaataaaaacaagGATGACTCTGACAATTTCCATGTAAACACATCTAAGAAATACTCTGTGATACCACAGTCTTCTTTTGGAATATCCACCACCCCTCAGAAAACCTTTCCTTGTGCACTTAGCAGTTACACCTTTTTGATGGAAAAGCAGACTGACAATACTGTCTACCCAGTTCTAAATTCTCCTGCTGTATTTCAGTCTGTTCAAAATAACCGTacagagagcagcagaaattACACCCATTGcaatcaggaaaataaattgcCAAAGAAGAGGCCAACTACAAATGCTTTAGACAATCAGACTCAAAATACCAGCACGAATAATAATGAAGGTTTTCTCAGTGAGCTTGGGACTGAAGCTCATGATGCACAAAAAGAGGCTGAAAAGGAACATTTCCTTGTTACTCAGAATGCAGATTTATCTTCAAATATGTGCTTGAGCAGCTTTGCTGACATGCCATCTCAACCTTCACTGCAACCAGACACAACTTTTTCTACTACCAATTTTAAACGACAGGACGGAACTGGTTCATCTTGGAACTGCTCAACAGTAGTTGAGAGTGCAAGAGCTCCAACAAATTCTCTTCCAAAGAACAGCAACAGAAGACAAAGCAGCTCCAGTGCAAACAAAGCCCAAACTCCTTTCAGTGCTGACATAAAAAATTCAAGCCAACCAGACACTCCTGAGTCTACAGGGGAGGTGAGCTCAGAATCTACCCAAAGCAGGAACTGGAGTAGTCCTAAGCTTTACTCTCTGTCCAGGCAACTGTCACTGTCAAGCAATGCCAGCAGCAGGCGTGCCCCCACTGATCTTCAAATATAGTGGGAGTTCATTATCCCCGTGCTGGGGTAATTACTGACCAGGGAGACATGAGCAAAACCTGTGTGTAAGAGTAGATAAATCATTCAACTTTAGCCAGCTTTTTCACATAGATAGAAAAGTTGTGTAACTGTTTGAATAGTAGCTAAGTAACTTTTAAACAGTCCCTTTACTTCCTTTGCAATGAAAATATGGCGTAGACCTCAGAGTATAAACTTCTACAGTCTTTCcagctgaaaaggaaaacatacaTTCTCTATGTCCGCATATTGGGAAAAACCTGGCATAAAATCACAGCTGATATCATTTAAACTGAacaaaagtagaagaaaaagaattacagTCTAACAATATCTTTTACAAAGACCTGTAAATGAAATTAGGCTAAAGGTGGCACTGGT
Encoded proteins:
- the GJA9 gene encoding LOW QUALITY PROTEIN: gap junction alpha-9 protein (The sequence of the model RefSeq protein was modified relative to this genomic sequence to represent the inferred CDS: deleted 2 bases in 1 codon) — translated: MGDWNFLGGILEEVHIHSTIIGKIWLTILFIFRMLVLGVATEDVWNDEQSEFICNTEQPGCRNVCYDEAFPISLIRYWVLQVIFVSSPSLVYMGHALYRLRALEKERQKKKAQVRVELESTELEMTENRKRLERELRQLDQRKLNKAPLRGSLLCTYVIHIFTRSAMEVGFMIGQYLLYGFHLDPLYKCQRDPCPNTVDCFVSRPRKDSFYIIHAINSYSPSALRVRGGGAVAAVTAGTRDRC
- the LOC139682352 gene encoding NF-kappa-B inhibitor delta-like → MRPQRGHHRSAPPQTVKQLLKELRRQQSGEGARPPALAVPPPSPADGAPWPRAPSASPTPCGVPSVSPHSGAGGTHGGGTHGLGGFQVAALPSTAWPHQPVLGAEFGGPLVWRETPEPEPDPQELAAARAALGGRDPRELLRQDEEGDTLLHVLCAGGLRAPARATAEALRDLGGLEVREHLGKTPLLVAATAAASGIVRDLLVLGADPNAADHGGRTALHLAAAYGHPKIFQAMMSSGVPVNVEARNFEGQTPLHCAVLAHNATLHGGTTPAGGSGGGSPTPTPQDRLRCVELLLQMGADSSSQDTKSSLTALHMAVRGGNLVLAHLLLRQPGAAPRLVNMKAHGNTPLHMAAALPGTPSQEPLVRLLLAWGADPGARNLEHDLPQGLLPPGPPGDQLRLLLRSRRGSRRPTTTTE